In a genomic window of Nodosilinea sp. E11:
- a CDS encoding PAS domain S-box protein: protein MTHWILRIAPRFAKIVTLAGLVVVFATDALTPLGFAHGTLYPLVVMVAALSRRERWVLGTVAAAVGLAGLGFWISPPAPVGFPIAYVLANRLLSVVAIVTTGGLTLMVLRYLKQVKAAQRALSETYDTLRSQQTLLEIASEVGHMGGWLVRLPEAISIWSDEVRRIHEVGPDFSPTVEQGLNFYAPEYRDRIAEVFTACAQQGIPFNEELQIITAQGNRVWVRAIGQPIRNAQGQITIVQGAFQDITDQKQAEASLERSEQRFRQLADAMPLIVWTADATGVLDYASQALHRYTGILDPEPNPSQIWLTLLHPDDRDACLAVWTEAVQTGNHYTFEFRLRRYDDTYRWHLVQAIPIRDEAGQIIKWYGAATDIHAQKELEQEARHLADHFNTILESITDAFFTLDRQWNFTFLNRKGEQLLRRQRTELLGKSLWDEFPEAVGTTFQQQFENAMNQGRSVEFREFYLPLNCWFEARVYPSEQGLAVYFQDISDRLAIEEHLRQAQRLESVGQLTGGIAHDFNNLLTVILGNAELLSEMLEADSRLHPLAEMIGSAAKRGADLTQRLLAFARRQALEPEAVNVNQLIAHMDGLLRRTLGEHIEIEVVQGAGLWPALVDPSQLESALLNLCLNARDAMVQGGRLTIETANMHLNQDYANQHMEVVPGQYVMVAVSDTGTGIAPEHMERVFEPFFTTKEKGKGTGLGLSMVYGFIKQSGGHIKVYSELGQGTTLRMYLPRFWGGDQAKPQRPGGAVSGGAELILLVEDDDLVRRYAQDQLTELGYRVLIADNGLAALAILRQRDDIDLLFTDVVMPGGMSGRELADQALQLRPQLRVLYTSGYTENAIVHQGRLDPGVHLLTKPYGRAELSLKIRAALAAERHS from the coding sequence ATGACCCATTGGATACTTCGGATTGCGCCTCGCTTCGCCAAGATCGTCACCCTGGCTGGTCTGGTAGTTGTCTTTGCAACCGACGCCCTGACGCCTTTGGGTTTCGCCCACGGCACCCTCTACCCGTTGGTGGTGATGGTGGCCGCACTGTCGCGGCGAGAGCGGTGGGTCCTGGGCACAGTGGCGGCAGCGGTGGGGTTAGCAGGGTTGGGCTTTTGGATCTCGCCCCCCGCCCCCGTCGGGTTTCCGATCGCCTACGTCCTTGCCAATCGGCTGCTCTCAGTGGTGGCGATCGTCACCACTGGTGGCCTGACGCTAATGGTTTTGCGCTATCTGAAGCAGGTCAAAGCGGCTCAACGGGCGCTCAGCGAGACCTACGACACGCTGCGATCGCAGCAGACCCTGCTCGAAATTGCTAGCGAGGTGGGCCATATGGGGGGCTGGCTGGTGCGGTTGCCCGAAGCGATCTCCATTTGGTCCGATGAGGTCCGCCGCATCCATGAAGTTGGCCCCGACTTCTCGCCCACCGTGGAGCAAGGCCTAAACTTCTACGCCCCAGAGTACCGCGATCGCATTGCCGAAGTCTTCACCGCCTGTGCCCAACAGGGCATCCCGTTCAACGAAGAACTGCAAATTATCACCGCCCAAGGCAATCGGGTTTGGGTACGCGCCATTGGCCAGCCCATCCGCAATGCCCAGGGCCAGATCACCATTGTGCAGGGAGCATTTCAAGACATCACCGATCAAAAGCAGGCCGAGGCTTCCCTCGAGCGCAGCGAGCAGCGGTTTCGCCAGTTGGCCGACGCCATGCCCCTGATCGTCTGGACCGCTGACGCTACCGGCGTGCTCGATTACGCCAGTCAGGCCCTGCACCGTTATACCGGCATTTTAGACCCCGAACCTAACCCGAGTCAGATTTGGCTGACCCTGCTGCACCCCGACGATCGCGATGCCTGCCTAGCCGTATGGACCGAGGCGGTGCAGACCGGCAACCACTATACCTTTGAGTTTCGACTGCGCCGCTACGACGACACCTACCGCTGGCACCTAGTGCAGGCCATACCCATTCGCGATGAGGCCGGCCAGATTATTAAGTGGTATGGTGCCGCCACCGACATTCACGCACAGAAGGAGCTAGAGCAGGAGGCCCGTCACCTGGCTGATCACTTCAACACCATTTTAGAGAGCATCACCGATGCTTTCTTTACCCTCGATCGCCAGTGGAATTTTACCTTCCTTAACCGCAAGGGCGAACAGCTTTTGCGACGCCAGCGAACTGAGTTGCTGGGCAAATCGCTGTGGGATGAGTTTCCCGAGGCTGTTGGCACCACTTTTCAACAGCAGTTTGAGAACGCTATGAACCAGGGGCGATCGGTGGAATTCCGAGAATTTTATCTGCCCTTAAACTGCTGGTTTGAGGCGCGGGTCTATCCGTCCGAGCAAGGGTTAGCCGTATATTTTCAAGATATTAGCGATCGATTGGCTATCGAAGAGCATCTGCGCCAGGCCCAACGCCTTGAGTCGGTAGGCCAACTGACTGGCGGCATCGCCCACGACTTCAACAATCTGCTCACGGTCATTTTGGGCAACGCCGAGCTGCTCAGCGAAATGCTAGAGGCCGACTCCCGCTTACACCCTCTAGCAGAGATGATTGGCAGTGCTGCCAAACGAGGGGCCGACCTCACCCAGCGACTGCTGGCCTTTGCCCGCCGCCAGGCCCTTGAGCCCGAAGCAGTCAACGTCAACCAGTTAATTGCCCACATGGATGGGCTGCTGCGCCGCACCCTGGGCGAACACATTGAAATCGAGGTAGTGCAGGGGGCAGGCCTCTGGCCTGCTCTAGTCGACCCATCGCAGCTCGAAAGTGCCCTCCTCAATCTCTGCCTCAACGCCCGCGATGCCATGGTCCAAGGCGGTCGCCTGACGATCGAAACCGCCAATATGCACCTCAACCAAGACTACGCCAATCAGCATATGGAGGTGGTGCCTGGGCAGTACGTCATGGTGGCGGTGTCAGATACTGGCACCGGCATTGCCCCCGAGCATATGGAGCGGGTGTTTGAGCCCTTTTTCACCACCAAAGAAAAGGGCAAAGGCACCGGCCTAGGGTTGAGCATGGTCTATGGCTTCATTAAGCAGTCTGGGGGCCATATTAAGGTCTATTCAGAACTCGGCCAGGGCACCACTTTAAGAATGTATTTGCCTCGATTTTGGGGCGGAGATCAGGCAAAGCCCCAGCGACCCGGCGGGGCGGTGAGTGGTGGAGCAGAGCTAATTTTGCTAGTCGAAGACGATGATCTGGTGCGCCGTTACGCCCAAGACCAGCTAACGGAGCTTGGCTATCGGGTGCTGATCGCCGACAATGGCCTCGCCGCCCTCGCCATTCTGCGTCAGCGAGACGACATTGACCTCTTGTTTACTGATGTGGTTATGCCTGGCGGCATGAGCGGTCGCGAGCTAGCCGATCAGGCGCTACAACTGCGGCCCCAGTTGCGGGTGCTATACACCTCTGGCTATACCGAAAATGCCATCGTCCACCAGGGTCGCTTAGACCCCGGTGTGCACCTGTTGACTAAGCCCTACGGTCGAGCTGAACTCTCGCTGAAAATTCGGGCTGCCCTAGCCGCAGAGCGCCATTCATGA
- a CDS encoding response regulator, with amino-acid sequence MTSVSLPANEACRLQALYEYGILDTPPTDGFDTIAQMAATVCQMPIALVSLVDRQRQWFKARVGLALAETHRDLAFCAHAILQAELFEVPDTHLDPRFRDHPLVTGEPHIRFYGGMPLVTAEGHSLGTLCVIDRVPRILTPMQRQTLEMLAVQVMAQLELHRQVEQLHQADLDRQQLQATLRLQERAMAASNNGIVITDATQPDNPIIYVNPSFERITGYSAAEAVGRNSRFLQNGHTEQAGLHILRQSLAEGKDCTVEVINYRKNNESFWNQLSISPICDPEGQITHFVGIQTDICDRKRSEAQLHRHLYELEQARCAAEAANQAKSEFLAMMSHEIRTPMNAVIGMTSLLLDTALTDQQRDFVETTRNAGDALLTIINDILDFSKIESGKLDLETQPFNLRTCLEEALDLLSTKASEKGLELAYLLPAEVPLHLLGDVSRLRQVLVNLVGNAIKFTSQGEVIVTVTSQRTRADDQITLQVAVKDTGIGIPADRLDRLFQPFSQVDTSTTRYYGGTGLGLAISKRLCELMGGTVWVESTEGQGSTFYFTLQAQIDRSPTTVVAPSSAVLQGCHLLVVDDNATNRRILELQLESWGMTSVAVDSGAAALATLASQSFDLAILDMQMPQMDGLTLAQMIRQQFSQRSLPLVMLTSMGCPPTVVEHNLFAAYLPKPVRQSQLMAALVSALVGQSQPVRVLPRPEPSGYDATLGQRYPQRILLAEDNVVNQKVALQILCRLGYRADVAANGLEVLTALDQQPYDLVLMDVQMPEMDGLEATRQIIQRQYSRRPRIVAMTANAMQGDRERCMQAGMDDYISKPIRIEELTRVLEVPVSPGDPVELTTLQELAATVGGDSPDFMVDLIGSYLESTDQLLTEMATAYYQHDWSTLKRAAHTLKSSSATVSAPALAALCHRLEMAITEAPDVTPESSEMAAQISAIRRAANQVKTALHDALKSWEAPGLC; translated from the coding sequence ATGACTTCTGTTTCTCTGCCCGCCAATGAAGCCTGTCGTTTGCAGGCACTCTATGAGTACGGCATTCTCGACACTCCCCCGACTGATGGGTTTGACACGATCGCCCAGATGGCGGCAACGGTGTGTCAAATGCCGATCGCCCTAGTCAGCCTGGTCGATCGGCAGCGGCAGTGGTTTAAGGCGCGGGTGGGTCTAGCTCTTGCTGAAACGCACCGAGACCTGGCGTTTTGTGCCCATGCTATTTTACAGGCCGAGCTGTTTGAGGTACCTGACACCCACCTCGACCCTCGTTTTCGCGACCATCCCCTGGTGACTGGGGAACCACACATTCGCTTCTATGGGGGCATGCCCCTGGTGACTGCCGAGGGACATAGCCTCGGCACCCTCTGTGTGATCGATCGCGTGCCGCGTATCTTAACGCCTATGCAGCGCCAAACCCTAGAGATGTTGGCGGTCCAGGTGATGGCTCAGCTCGAGCTGCACCGCCAGGTTGAGCAGCTTCACCAGGCCGATCTAGACCGTCAGCAGCTGCAAGCCACCCTGCGGCTGCAAGAGCGGGCAATGGCTGCCAGCAACAATGGCATTGTGATCACCGATGCCACTCAGCCCGACAACCCAATTATCTACGTCAATCCCAGCTTTGAGCGCATCACCGGCTATAGTGCTGCCGAAGCCGTGGGGCGCAACAGCCGCTTTTTACAAAATGGTCATACTGAGCAGGCGGGCCTGCACATTTTGCGCCAGTCTTTAGCTGAAGGTAAAGACTGCACCGTAGAGGTGATTAACTATCGCAAAAACAACGAGTCGTTTTGGAACCAGCTCAGCATTTCACCGATTTGTGACCCTGAGGGCCAGATCACTCATTTTGTTGGCATTCAGACCGATATTTGCGATCGCAAGCGGTCTGAGGCCCAGCTGCACCGGCACCTGTACGAGCTAGAGCAAGCCCGCTGCGCTGCCGAAGCTGCTAACCAGGCTAAAAGCGAATTTTTAGCCATGATGAGCCACGAAATTCGCACCCCCATGAATGCTGTGATCGGCATGACTAGCCTGCTGCTCGACACCGCCCTCACCGACCAGCAGCGCGACTTTGTCGAAACCACTCGTAATGCGGGCGATGCCCTGCTCACGATCATCAACGATATTCTCGACTTTTCAAAAATAGAGTCGGGCAAACTCGATCTCGAAACTCAGCCGTTTAACCTGCGCACCTGCCTGGAAGAAGCGCTCGATTTGTTATCTACCAAGGCTTCTGAAAAGGGGCTAGAACTGGCCTATCTACTGCCCGCCGAGGTGCCTTTGCACCTGCTGGGAGATGTCAGCCGTCTACGCCAGGTACTGGTTAATCTGGTCGGCAACGCCATCAAATTTACGTCCCAGGGAGAAGTGATTGTTACTGTCACCAGCCAGCGCACTCGCGCCGATGACCAGATCACCCTACAAGTAGCGGTTAAAGATACGGGCATTGGCATTCCTGCCGATCGCTTAGACCGGCTATTTCAGCCCTTTAGTCAGGTTGATACGTCAACGACCCGATACTACGGCGGCACGGGCCTGGGCCTGGCAATTAGCAAGCGCCTATGCGAACTGATGGGGGGCACCGTCTGGGTAGAGAGCACCGAGGGTCAGGGATCTACCTTTTACTTTACGCTCCAGGCCCAGATTGACCGCTCGCCGACGACTGTTGTCGCCCCCTCCTCTGCCGTGCTTCAGGGCTGCCACCTGTTGGTGGTAGATGACAATGCCACTAACCGCCGAATTCTTGAACTCCAGCTTGAGTCATGGGGCATGACCAGCGTGGCCGTAGATTCGGGCGCTGCGGCCCTGGCTACGCTGGCTAGTCAGAGCTTTGATCTAGCCATTCTCGACATGCAGATGCCGCAGATGGATGGTCTGACCCTGGCTCAGATGATTCGTCAGCAGTTTTCGCAACGATCCTTGCCCCTGGTGATGTTGACCTCTATGGGCTGTCCCCCAACTGTGGTTGAGCACAACCTCTTTGCGGCCTACCTGCCCAAGCCGGTAAGGCAGTCGCAGCTAATGGCGGCTTTGGTCTCGGCTCTGGTTGGGCAATCCCAGCCGGTACGGGTGCTGCCCCGACCCGAACCCAGTGGGTACGACGCTACCCTGGGCCAGCGCTACCCCCAGCGCATTTTGCTGGCCGAAGACAACGTTGTCAACCAGAAGGTGGCGCTGCAAATTTTGTGTCGGCTGGGCTATCGGGCCGATGTGGCGGCCAACGGCCTAGAGGTGCTCACTGCCCTAGATCAACAGCCCTACGACCTAGTGCTGATGGATGTGCAAATGCCGGAAATGGACGGTCTGGAGGCTACTCGGCAGATTATTCAGCGGCAGTATAGCCGTCGCCCCCGGATTGTCGCGATGACGGCCAACGCCATGCAGGGCGATCGCGAGCGGTGCATGCAAGCGGGCATGGATGATTACATTAGTAAGCCCATTCGGATTGAGGAGCTCACCCGGGTGCTAGAGGTGCCAGTCTCCCCTGGCGACCCGGTCGAGTTGACAACTCTGCAAGAGCTGGCGGCTACCGTTGGCGGTGACAGCCCCGACTTTATGGTCGATCTGATTGGCAGCTATCTGGAGAGTACTGACCAACTGCTAACTGAAATGGCAACAGCCTACTATCAGCACGACTGGTCAACGCTCAAACGGGCTGCCCACACCCTAAAGTCGAGCAGCGCGACCGTTAGCGCCCCGGCTCTGGCCGCTCTCTGCCATAGGCTAGAGATGGCCATCACCGAAGCCCCAGACGTTACCCCCGAAAGCTCAGAGATGGCAGCTCAGATCAGTGCCATTCGCCGAGCGGCAAATCAGGTCAAAACGGCACTGCACGATGCCCTAAAGTCTTGGGAGGCCCCTGGCCTATGCTAG
- a CDS encoding PleD family two-component system response regulator: MLVQPEPESATILVVDDDPFTRHMLTRYLVREGYRVIEAANGEAALDLYWRDLPDLVLLDALMPVIDGFEVCKRLHTMAPGSPAPVLMITGLEDEKSVDQAFEIGVADYITKPINWAVLRQRVRRLIAQHRLEQQLREANYQLQQLTVIDSLTQVANRRRFDEYLLQEWGRALREHQPLSLVICDIDHFKHYNDHYGHQAGDRCLQVVAKTLSQSIHRIADLVTRYGGEEFAIVLPNTTLEGATQVSDRLVRSVQALALPHQMSPTSAVVTLSCGVASLIPMPDYLPSDLVFTADQALYQAKNRGRNQFRAIYVMPPNTGQSVNVMV; the protein is encoded by the coding sequence ATGCTAGTGCAACCCGAACCCGAGTCAGCCACAATTTTGGTGGTCGACGATGACCCGTTTACTCGCCATATGCTGACGCGCTACCTGGTACGCGAGGGGTATAGGGTGATAGAAGCGGCCAATGGCGAGGCGGCGCTTGACCTCTACTGGCGCGATCTACCTGACCTGGTGTTGCTTGATGCGCTCATGCCTGTTATTGACGGGTTTGAAGTGTGTAAGCGGCTGCATACGATGGCCCCAGGCAGCCCGGCCCCAGTCCTGATGATTACGGGTTTAGAGGACGAAAAATCGGTCGATCAGGCCTTTGAGATTGGGGTAGCTGATTACATTACCAAACCGATTAACTGGGCGGTGCTGCGGCAGCGGGTACGCCGCCTGATTGCGCAGCATCGCCTTGAACAGCAGCTGCGAGAGGCCAACTACCAGCTCCAGCAGCTGACTGTGATCGATAGCCTGACCCAGGTAGCTAACCGCCGCCGCTTTGATGAATATCTGCTGCAAGAGTGGGGCCGAGCCCTACGCGAACATCAGCCCCTGTCGCTGGTGATCTGCGATATCGACCACTTTAAGCACTACAACGACCACTACGGTCACCAGGCGGGCGATCGCTGTCTGCAAGTAGTAGCCAAAACCCTCAGCCAGTCGATTCACCGCATAGCTGACTTAGTCACGCGCTACGGCGGAGAAGAGTTCGCAATTGTTTTGCCTAACACTACCCTGGAGGGGGCAACCCAGGTCAGCGATCGCCTCGTCAGATCCGTGCAGGCTCTGGCCCTGCCGCACCAAATGTCGCCTACCAGCGCTGTGGTAACCCTCAGCTGCGGAGTAGCGAGTCTCATCCCCATGCCCGATTACTTACCCTCAGACCTGGTGTTTACTGCCGACCAGGCTCTTTATCAAGCCAAAAACCGAGGCCGCAACCAGTTTAGGGCGATCTATGTCATGCCGCCCAACACCGGGCAGTCCGTCAATGTGATGGTTTAG